A portion of the Adhaeribacter radiodurans genome contains these proteins:
- a CDS encoding carboxylesterase/lipase family protein: MANNRRSFLQKLGLGTTAFGLSTAFSLPSLARSAKVKKEEEEQILYIGEKIAIANTAYGKVRGFKLRGIYTYLGIPYGADTSGENRFMPPKKPTPWTEIKPTIWWGNTAPQNMEKRYADPVSSFIDHWNYDDVSEDCLRLNVWTPAIADGKKRPVIVWLHGGGYTNGNAIEQDGYHGENISRRGDVVYVSINHRLGPMGFANFAGANATKYAASGNVGMLDCVAALEWVKANITNFGGDPGSVTIIGQSGGGGKVCTLMAMPSAKGLFHKGVALSGATLKVTEKETSEKLGAYILQEAGLTNDQVDKLQAMPWKEYYEIATRASKKLADEMKAAGKRGGNWAPVADGHFLPQHPFDPVASPLSADVPLILCSTLNESSPSRSDASLENITLDAVKEKVKDRFGDNAGKVIDSYAKAFPERKPIEIWSMAVSNRQNVVALANAKSKQKAPVYVAWFGWQPPLFDNRMRAFHCSDISFWFYNTDLMYTHTGGGSRPRKLSAKMADSFLKFARTGNPNGGGLPTWPKYTPENGETMFLDDVPVIKNDPDREARKALA, encoded by the coding sequence ATGGCAAATAACCGTAGAAGTTTCCTGCAAAAGCTTGGTTTAGGCACTACTGCCTTTGGCCTGAGCACCGCTTTTTCTTTGCCTTCGTTGGCTAGATCTGCTAAAGTAAAAAAGGAGGAAGAGGAGCAGATTTTGTACATCGGGGAAAAAATAGCAATAGCTAATACCGCTTATGGCAAAGTACGCGGTTTTAAACTCCGAGGCATTTATACGTATTTAGGTATTCCATACGGGGCCGATACTTCCGGCGAAAACCGGTTTATGCCACCTAAAAAACCAACTCCCTGGACCGAGATAAAACCTACTATCTGGTGGGGCAATACCGCCCCGCAAAACATGGAAAAGCGCTACGCCGACCCAGTTAGTTCGTTTATCGACCACTGGAACTACGACGATGTAAGCGAAGATTGTTTGCGTCTGAACGTGTGGACACCCGCCATTGCCGATGGTAAAAAACGGCCGGTGATTGTATGGTTACACGGCGGCGGGTATACCAATGGCAACGCCATTGAGCAAGACGGTTACCACGGCGAAAATATTAGCCGCCGCGGCGATGTGGTATACGTTTCGATTAACCACCGCTTAGGACCCATGGGCTTTGCCAACTTTGCCGGTGCTAATGCCACCAAGTACGCGGCTTCGGGTAATGTAGGAATGCTGGATTGCGTAGCGGCTTTGGAATGGGTAAAAGCCAATATCACCAACTTTGGTGGCGACCCGGGTAGCGTTACCATTATTGGCCAATCCGGGGGCGGTGGTAAGGTTTGTACTTTAATGGCGATGCCTTCGGCGAAAGGTTTATTTCATAAAGGAGTAGCCTTGAGTGGAGCAACCTTAAAAGTTACCGAAAAAGAAACTTCCGAAAAGTTAGGAGCTTATATTTTACAGGAAGCTGGTTTAACCAACGACCAGGTAGATAAGCTGCAAGCAATGCCCTGGAAAGAATACTACGAAATAGCCACTAGAGCCAGTAAGAAATTAGCCGATGAAATGAAAGCCGCTGGTAAGCGAGGCGGAAATTGGGCGCCGGTAGCCGATGGTCATTTCCTGCCGCAACATCCTTTCGATCCGGTTGCTTCTCCCCTGTCGGCTGATGTGCCATTGATACTATGCTCCACGTTGAATGAATCGTCGCCGAGCCGCTCCGATGCTTCCCTGGAAAATATTACTTTAGATGCGGTAAAAGAAAAAGTAAAAGACCGTTTTGGTGATAATGCCGGAAAAGTAATTGATTCTTATGCCAAAGCTTTCCCCGAGAGAAAACCTATTGAAATATGGTCGATGGCGGTAAGTAACCGGCAGAATGTAGTGGCCCTGGCGAATGCTAAATCCAAGCAGAAAGCGCCGGTATACGTGGCCTGGTTTGGCTGGCAACCGCCCTTATTCGACAACCGCATGCGTGCCTTCCATTGCAGCGATATTAGTTTCTGGTTCTACAATACCGATTTAATGTACACCCATACCGGTGGTGGTTCACGTCCTAGAAAACTTTCGGCGAAAATGGCGGATTCGTTTTTAAAATTTGCCCGTACCGGTAATCCGAACGGCGGTGGTTTGCCCACCTGGCCTAAATACACTCCGGAAAACGGTGAAACCATGTTCCTGGACGATGTTCCCGTTATTAAAAACGACCCAGATCGCGAAGCCCGTAAAGCGCTGGCCTGA
- a CDS encoding glycoside hydrolase family 5 protein: protein MKISTTLQVTLFCLLLLSATITLAQTASTLPLISVQGNKFVTAGGKPIVFRGLDTSDPDKLQRDSHWNKEYFEVMKSWGANVVRFPVHPNAWRKQGSENYIKLLDQGVQWATELGLYVIIDWHSIGNLRSELYQNPMYETTKKETLEFWRTMAKHYKGNTTVAMFELFNEPTVMGGQAGTCTWPQWKEIMEEIIVVIRANGSQAVPLVAGFNWAYDLTPVNQDPINAQGIAYVSHPYPMKREKPWEPQWALDWGNVAKKYPVILTEIGFCGPDDKGAHVPVISDESYGDAITKYADANGISYTIWVFDPQWAPMLISDWKFTPTRQGRYFKAALQKYGKK, encoded by the coding sequence ATGAAAATAAGTACTACTCTACAGGTAACGCTGTTTTGCCTGCTACTCTTATCTGCTACAATTACTCTGGCTCAAACAGCTTCAACCTTGCCGCTGATAAGTGTGCAGGGAAATAAGTTTGTGACGGCTGGCGGTAAGCCCATTGTTTTTAGAGGTTTAGATACCAGCGACCCCGATAAACTGCAGCGCGACAGCCACTGGAATAAAGAATATTTTGAAGTAATGAAAAGCTGGGGTGCCAATGTGGTACGGTTCCCGGTTCACCCGAATGCCTGGCGTAAACAAGGTTCTGAAAATTATATAAAACTACTCGACCAGGGCGTACAATGGGCTACCGAATTGGGTTTGTACGTGATCATCGATTGGCACAGCATCGGTAATTTGCGCTCAGAGTTGTACCAGAACCCCATGTACGAAACTACCAAGAAAGAAACTCTGGAATTTTGGCGCACCATGGCCAAGCATTATAAAGGCAATACCACCGTGGCTATGTTCGAGCTGTTTAACGAGCCTACCGTAATGGGCGGACAAGCCGGTACCTGCACCTGGCCGCAATGGAAAGAGATAATGGAAGAAATAATTGTTGTAATCCGGGCGAATGGCTCGCAAGCCGTACCATTGGTAGCCGGCTTTAACTGGGCCTACGATCTTACGCCGGTAAACCAAGATCCTATCAACGCTCAAGGCATTGCCTACGTTAGCCACCCGTACCCCATGAAAAGGGAGAAACCCTGGGAACCGCAATGGGCCTTGGACTGGGGCAATGTAGCCAAAAAATACCCAGTTATTTTAACCGAGATCGGCTTTTGCGGCCCCGATGATAAAGGCGCCCATGTGCCGGTAATCAGCGATGAATCCTACGGCGATGCTATTACCAAATACGCCGATGCAAATGGGATTTCCTACACCATCTGGGTTTTCGATCCGCAGTGGGCGCCCATGCTCATCAGCGACTGGAAATTTACCCCCACCCGCCAGGGCCGTTATTTTAAAGCTGCTTTGCAGAAGTACGGCAAGAAGTAG
- a CDS encoding glycoside hydrolase family 15 protein, giving the protein MSYQPIENYGVIGDLNTVALVGLNGSIDFMCFPNFDSPSIFAALLDAEKGGSFWIRPEFTQVKTKQLYLPDTNVLLTRFLSPDGVGEVTDFMPVEELYNGKELIRRVTTVRGEVKYTMHCQPRFNYGRSGHTVEAKSETVVIFTSDGPDKTVLKLMSSVPLQIRNGDVVAEFSLSPNQTADFLLEHIDQNHNQQKDFENFITESLFRTVNYWKNWIAQSTYKGRWLEIVNRSALVLKLLTSYKYGSIIAAPTFSLPESIRGKRNWDYRYTWIRDASFTVYAFIRLGYTKEASAFMNWIEKICPDVKGQNRLGIMYSIDGNRQLEETILENLEGYQQSAPVRIGNNAYSQLQLDIYGELMDSVYLYNKYGDPISYDFWKNLEEQINWLSQNWNQPDEGIWEVRGGQKNFLYSRLLCWVALDRAVKIAEMRSFPLNENWRKERDRIFDSIFTDFWNPEKAAFMQFPGSTTVDASSLLMPLIRFISPKDPRWLSTLKRIESELVSDSLVYRYNPEVAASDGLISREGTFSMCTFWYVECLSRAGELEKARFYFEKMLGYANHLGLYAEQLGFQGEHLGNFPQAFTHMGLISAAYSLDRKLNDSRNKDIHY; this is encoded by the coding sequence ATGAGTTATCAACCAATAGAAAATTACGGGGTTATAGGAGATTTAAATACAGTTGCCTTGGTAGGCCTAAACGGCTCCATCGATTTCATGTGTTTCCCTAACTTCGATTCGCCGAGCATTTTTGCCGCCTTATTGGACGCAGAAAAAGGCGGAAGCTTCTGGATTAGACCGGAGTTTACTCAAGTAAAAACAAAACAGCTCTACCTGCCCGATACCAATGTGCTGCTTACCCGCTTTTTATCTCCGGATGGTGTGGGGGAAGTCACTGATTTTATGCCGGTAGAAGAACTGTATAACGGCAAAGAATTAATTAGAAGGGTAACTACCGTACGCGGCGAAGTAAAGTATACCATGCACTGCCAGCCCCGTTTTAACTACGGCCGCAGCGGTCATACCGTAGAAGCTAAATCTGAAACAGTGGTAATTTTCACCAGCGACGGTCCCGACAAAACCGTTTTAAAATTAATGAGTTCGGTTCCGCTCCAAATTAGAAACGGAGATGTGGTGGCAGAATTCTCCTTATCTCCCAACCAAACGGCCGATTTCCTTTTAGAGCATATTGATCAAAACCATAACCAGCAAAAAGACTTCGAAAACTTTATTACCGAAAGTCTTTTTAGAACGGTTAATTATTGGAAAAACTGGATTGCCCAGTCTACTTACAAAGGCCGGTGGCTGGAAATAGTAAATCGCTCCGCTTTAGTTTTAAAATTGCTTACCTCTTATAAGTATGGTTCCATAATAGCCGCTCCTACTTTTAGTTTGCCCGAAAGCATTAGAGGCAAACGGAACTGGGATTATCGTTATACCTGGATTCGGGATGCCTCTTTTACCGTGTATGCCTTTATCCGGTTGGGTTATACCAAAGAAGCAAGTGCCTTTATGAACTGGATAGAAAAGATTTGTCCGGACGTGAAGGGGCAAAATCGTCTGGGCATTATGTACTCCATAGACGGAAATCGACAGCTGGAAGAAACTATCCTGGAAAACCTGGAAGGTTACCAGCAATCAGCTCCGGTCCGGATTGGCAATAATGCTTATAGCCAATTACAACTGGATATTTACGGCGAGCTAATGGACTCCGTTTACCTGTATAACAAATACGGCGATCCTATTTCGTACGATTTCTGGAAAAACCTGGAAGAACAAATAAACTGGCTGAGCCAAAACTGGAACCAACCCGATGAAGGTATTTGGGAAGTAAGAGGTGGGCAAAAGAATTTCCTTTACTCCCGTTTACTGTGCTGGGTAGCGCTGGACCGCGCCGTTAAAATTGCTGAAATGCGGTCTTTCCCCTTAAATGAAAACTGGCGCAAAGAAAGAGATCGTATTTTTGACAGCATTTTCACTGATTTCTGGAATCCGGAAAAAGCCGCCTTTATGCAGTTCCCCGGCTCCACTACCGTCGATGCTTCTTCGTTACTCATGCCCTTAATCCGGTTTATCAGTCCCAAAGATCCCAGATGGCTATCTACGTTAAAAAGAATTGAAAGCGAACTTGTTTCTGATTCGCTCGTGTACCGGTACAACCCCGAAGTGGCAGCTTCGGACGGTTTAATTAGCCGGGAAGGAACGTTCTCTATGTGTACGTTTTGGTACGTGGAGTGCTTATCCCGGGCCGGTGAACTGGAAAAAGCCCGGTTTTATTTCGAAAAAATGTTGGGCTATGCAAATCACCTGGGGCTCTATGCCGAGCAGTTAGGCTTTCAGGGCGAACACCTGGGTAACTTTCCGCAGGCGTTTACCCACATGGGCTTAATTAGTGCCGCGTATAGCTTGGATCGGAAATTAAACGACAGCAGAAACAAAGATATCCACTACTAA
- a CDS encoding DUF1697 domain-containing protein — MQTYIALLRGINVSGQKMMKMPELLALFQSLNLKNVKTYVQSGNVVFQTEKQGATNLEEQIARAITEKFQFSVPVLVKDQTEWERVLQNNPFIINQDEDTSKLHVTLLASEPTPDRVAKINPALYLPDEFRIVKNTIYLSCPNGYGRTKLHNNFFESKLKVNATTRNWKTMQALMNLVESINS, encoded by the coding sequence ATGCAAACCTACATAGCTTTATTGCGCGGCATTAATGTAAGCGGACAAAAAATGATGAAAATGCCTGAGCTGCTTGCTCTGTTTCAAAGTTTAAATTTAAAAAATGTTAAAACGTATGTGCAAAGCGGGAATGTTGTTTTTCAGACTGAAAAACAAGGTGCAACTAATTTAGAAGAACAAATAGCTCGTGCCATTACCGAAAAATTCCAGTTTTCTGTTCCCGTGCTGGTAAAAGATCAAACCGAGTGGGAGCGGGTTTTACAAAATAACCCTTTTATCATCAACCAAGACGAAGACACTTCCAAACTGCACGTTACCCTCTTAGCCAGCGAACCCACTCCTGATCGAGTAGCCAAAATAAATCCTGCCCTGTACCTGCCAGATGAATTTAGAATAGTCAAAAATACCATTTACCTGTCTTGCCCGAATGGCTACGGCCGAACCAAACTGCACAATAATTTTTTCGAGAGTAAATTAAAAGTAAATGCGACTACCCGCAACTGGAAAACCATGCAAGCGTTAATGAACCTGGTAGAAAGTATAAACTCTTAA
- a CDS encoding DinB family protein produces the protein MPEIQTLSVLDLLPKELAQEVETTRKMLSRIPDDKYDWQPHPKSMTIRQLATHIAELPTWITMGLTTDELDFATSPYNPRKINTTAELLQLLEESIASGTESLNKASEEDLLPNWTLRNGDQVYAVYTKYEVIRHALSQLIHHRAQLGVYLRLLNIPIPGSYGPSADEMGS, from the coding sequence ATGCCCGAAATTCAAACTTTGTCCGTACTCGATTTGCTTCCCAAAGAACTGGCCCAGGAAGTAGAAACTACCCGTAAAATGTTATCCCGCATTCCGGATGACAAGTACGACTGGCAACCCCATCCCAAAAGTATGACTATTCGGCAATTGGCTACGCACATTGCCGAATTACCCACTTGGATAACTATGGGCCTTACTACCGACGAACTGGATTTTGCCACAAGCCCGTATAATCCGAGAAAAATAAATACTACCGCCGAGCTATTACAGCTTTTAGAAGAATCAATTGCTTCTGGTACTGAATCCTTGAATAAAGCTTCCGAAGAAGACTTGTTACCTAACTGGACCTTACGTAACGGTGATCAGGTTTACGCTGTTTACACCAAATATGAAGTTATCCGGCATGCCCTTAGCCAGCTCATCCATCACCGGGCACAGCTAGGCGTTTACCTGCGGTTGTTAAACATTCCTATCCCAGGCAGCTACGGACCCAGCGCCGACGAAATGGGTTCTTAA
- a CDS encoding DUF6265 family protein → MKRIFVLLLVFVFAGLLPHVYGQTQPKGGSVADVSFIQGNWKATAADGRTIDGVWLAPENGNILGFMRMMKDGKANLYEILAYEQTSNGLVSLVKHFQPGLVGTEEKDKQDRYNFVEASKDRAIFQKEGEDLRILYEKRSPTQFVIARGNQENGKWVFKDLFVFNRAK, encoded by the coding sequence ATGAAACGCATTTTTGTTTTGCTTTTAGTTTTTGTTTTCGCTGGTTTATTGCCGCACGTTTATGGCCAAACGCAACCGAAAGGTGGCTCCGTTGCAGATGTTAGCTTTATTCAGGGTAACTGGAAAGCTACTGCTGCCGATGGAAGAACGATAGATGGGGTTTGGCTGGCACCGGAAAACGGTAATATACTAGGCTTTATGCGCATGATGAAGGACGGCAAAGCAAATTTATACGAAATTCTGGCTTACGAGCAAACGTCAAATGGATTGGTTTCGTTGGTGAAACACTTTCAGCCGGGCTTAGTGGGAACAGAAGAAAAAGATAAACAAGACCGTTATAATTTCGTGGAAGCGAGTAAAGACCGGGCTATTTTCCAGAAAGAAGGAGAAGATTTAAGAATTTTATACGAGAAACGGTCGCCTACCCAATTTGTTATTGCCCGGGGTAATCAGGAAAATGGCAAGTGGGTGTTTAAAGATTTATTCGTGTTTAATCGGGCTAAGTAA